Proteins encoded together in one Rhizobacter sp. J219 window:
- a CDS encoding DUF1631 domain-containing protein — MPPLLQSFVNDELNRTADLISRTCSTTLEQLRQPRDHLLTSSERQHYFELVQVLQAQQGVYQKAFVEALRRLVMAEMGPATQAEAGSFRTSGLQLMDETRVESDIEISRAIQQIDSAAEWELRELQTFTSTLRGQAHVTAESNPLRPQSYARALSEAGAALPITAAQQSILLRVAATVIGGLLRTAFAAASSRLESQGIEPGIYRTVVIAPGAGRDAPPEMDVTRPGALDGLMRSMPGGGTDAGPGTGSEPRRRTLPTASPALEQALMRVEELLRRMPTGDAAALSAPPAPLRLAHHRAALMATAGETVDRQIIELLSRLFETILSDRTLSAPVQGVIARLQVSALRIALLDPSMLDAYDHPVWQLLDRIVTAATTYPHPYDTRLIALQEFCDKLVQQMAAAPQQDSALYRHSLGRLDAFLADQLRRQQREAEPSVEALVRAEQAEALQRTLAGRLVEQMAHVPASPTLRRFITGTWSHVLTQSVQQHGDQSEQTTGYLKTVDELLWSLKLPDHPKSRQRLLELLPGLLQRLRDGMALVQLPPAEQQAVFDELMKVHSDALRPGARAAQSNARPDDQLTPEEIVQRMREEPQPELPEPDPLDGSAFSDSLIDLASLETVPAALMDSVEPGSSADEATQWVRHMALGERYRLFLHGAWACVQLLWRSEQGRFYLFAGELPQQTHSVSLRALERLRAEKLLRPLHEQPLIQRAVDGLLLNLARPG; from the coding sequence GTGCCCCCGCTGCTCCAGAGCTTCGTCAACGACGAACTGAACCGCACCGCGGACCTGATCTCCCGAACCTGCAGCACCACGCTGGAGCAGCTGCGCCAGCCGCGCGACCACCTGCTCACCAGCAGCGAGCGGCAGCACTACTTCGAACTCGTGCAGGTGCTGCAGGCCCAGCAAGGCGTCTACCAGAAGGCGTTCGTCGAGGCCCTGCGCCGCCTGGTGATGGCTGAAATGGGCCCGGCCACGCAGGCGGAGGCCGGCAGCTTCCGCACCAGCGGCCTGCAGCTGATGGATGAAACCCGGGTCGAGTCCGACATCGAGATCTCGCGTGCCATCCAGCAGATCGACAGCGCCGCGGAATGGGAACTGCGCGAGCTGCAGACCTTCACCTCCACGCTGCGTGGGCAAGCGCACGTCACGGCCGAATCCAACCCGCTGCGACCGCAGTCGTATGCCCGGGCACTGTCGGAAGCCGGCGCCGCGCTGCCGATCACCGCGGCGCAGCAGAGCATCCTGCTGCGCGTCGCGGCCACCGTGATCGGAGGGCTTTTGCGCACCGCCTTCGCGGCGGCCAGCAGCCGGCTCGAATCCCAAGGCATCGAGCCCGGCATCTACCGCACCGTGGTGATCGCCCCCGGCGCGGGCCGCGACGCACCGCCCGAGATGGACGTTACGCGCCCCGGTGCCCTCGACGGCCTCATGCGCAGCATGCCCGGCGGCGGCACCGACGCCGGCCCGGGCACCGGCAGCGAGCCCAGGCGCCGCACCTTGCCGACCGCCAGCCCGGCGCTCGAACAGGCGCTGATGCGCGTCGAGGAGCTGCTGCGCCGCATGCCCACTGGCGACGCCGCGGCCCTGTCGGCGCCACCCGCACCGCTGCGCCTGGCCCACCACCGCGCGGCGCTGATGGCCACCGCTGGCGAGACGGTTGACCGGCAGATCATCGAGCTGCTGTCGCGACTCTTCGAGACCATCCTGTCCGACCGCACGCTGTCGGCGCCGGTGCAGGGGGTGATCGCACGCCTGCAGGTGTCGGCACTGCGCATCGCGCTGCTCGACCCGAGCATGCTCGACGCCTACGACCACCCGGTGTGGCAGCTGCTCGACCGCATCGTCACCGCGGCCACGACCTACCCACACCCTTACGACACGCGCCTGATCGCCCTGCAGGAGTTCTGCGACAAGCTCGTGCAGCAGATGGCCGCCGCCCCGCAACAAGACAGCGCCCTCTACCGCCACAGCCTGGGCCGGCTCGACGCCTTCCTCGCCGACCAGCTGCGCCGCCAACAGCGCGAGGCCGAGCCGAGCGTCGAGGCACTGGTGCGTGCCGAGCAGGCCGAAGCCCTGCAGCGCACGCTGGCCGGACGCCTGGTCGAGCAGATGGCGCACGTGCCGGCGAGTCCGACGCTGCGCCGCTTCATCACGGGGACCTGGTCGCATGTGCTCACGCAGTCGGTGCAGCAGCATGGCGACCAGAGCGAGCAGACGACCGGCTACCTCAAGACCGTCGACGAACTGCTGTGGAGCCTGAAGCTGCCCGACCACCCCAAGAGCCGCCAGCGCCTGCTGGAGCTGCTGCCCGGCCTCCTGCAGCGCCTGCGCGACGGCATGGCGCTGGTGCAGCTGCCACCGGCAGAGCAGCAGGCGGTGTTCGACGAGCTGATGAAGGTCCACTCCGATGCACTGCGGCCCGGTGCCCGCGCAGCGCAATCGAACGCCAGGCCCGACGACCAGCTCACCCCGGAAGAGATCGTGCAGCGCATGCGCGAAGAGCCGCAACCCGAGCTGCCTGAGCCCGATCCGCTCGACGGCTCGGCCTTCAGCGACTCGCTGATCGACCTCGCCTCGCTCGAGACCGTGCCCGCCGCGCTGATGGACAGCGTCGAGCCCGGCAGCTCGGCCGACGAGGCCACGCAGTGGGTGCGACACATGGCGCTCGGCGAGCGCTACCGCCTCTTCCTGCACGGCGCCTGGGCCTGCGTGCAGCTGCTGTGGCGCAGCGAGCAGGGCCGCTTCTATCTCTTTGCGGGCGAGTTGCCGCAGCAGACGCATTCGGTGAGCCTGCGCGCGCTGGAGCGCCTGCGGGCCGAGAAGCTGCTGCGCCCGCTGCACGAGCAGCCGCTGATCCAGCGCGCGGTCGACGGCTTGCTGCTCAACCTCGCCCGCCCGGGCTGA
- the yihA gene encoding ribosome biogenesis GTP-binding protein YihA/YsxC — protein MTEQNNSNPSVAAPDDADKTALAWTHTARFLTTASQLDQLPATELPEIAFVGRSNAGKSTAINVLTQQKRLAFASKTPGRTQHINLFELGPKMAPDALFADLPGYGYAAVAKGAKVRWQKVMADYLEVRRSLTGVVLMVDSRLGFTDLDRRLLDFVAPRVGNGSVKLLVLLTKADKLNRREATEALATAQGLLGEISTDEADVSMALFSALKKSGVGDAACVLHDWVHAA, from the coding sequence ATGACCGAACAAAACAATTCCAACCCTTCGGTCGCCGCGCCCGATGACGCCGACAAGACCGCGCTGGCCTGGACGCACACCGCACGCTTCCTCACCACGGCGAGCCAGCTCGACCAGCTGCCGGCCACCGAACTGCCCGAGATCGCCTTCGTCGGCCGCTCCAACGCCGGCAAGTCGACTGCGATCAACGTGCTGACGCAGCAAAAGCGCCTCGCCTTCGCCTCCAAGACACCCGGCCGCACGCAGCACATCAACCTCTTCGAGCTGGGCCCGAAGATGGCGCCCGATGCGCTCTTCGCCGACCTGCCGGGTTACGGCTATGCCGCCGTGGCCAAGGGCGCCAAGGTGCGCTGGCAGAAGGTGATGGCCGACTACCTGGAGGTGCGCCGCAGCCTCACCGGTGTGGTGCTGATGGTCGATTCGCGCCTTGGCTTCACCGACCTCGACCGCCGTCTGCTGGACTTCGTGGCGCCGCGGGTGGGCAACGGCTCGGTCAAGCTGCTGGTGCTCCTGACCAAGGCCGACAAGCTGAACCGGCGCGAAGCCACCGAGGCCCTCGCCACCGCGCAGGGCTTGCTGGGCGAGATCTCCACCGACGAAGCCGATGTGAGCATGGCGCTCTTCTCGGCGCTGAAGAAGTCGGGTGTGGGCGACGCGGCCTGCGTGCTCCACGACTGGGTGCACGCCGCCTGA
- a CDS encoding cytochrome c has product MKPFANLPSLLIACAAFAAFAPAMAATPAAPAKPDTAKGQELSTKVCGACHTADGSRGAPANPIISGQHPEYIVKQLAEFKEGKRANPVMQGMAAPLSDADMRNVAAFYAGVQPKPGFAKSKDTVALGEKIYRGGIAERNVPACSGCHGPTGSGVPSQYPRLRGQHADYTGAPAQGLPRRWPEKQPDHDGRGRQNERQGAEGRVRLHRRHALNAASARMTRPVSDRPFCLSCHLPRRSTCAYSVATDTPACAMPYIRRGPDGSIESLHRRDHGGMEFLPEGHSELMAFVGHNTQTNSEFGRLDADFVRVIEDVIDTLIVKNIINITDLPGEAQAKLFARKSFRERVSRNSLRLFSDTQFGTVIDDTNFSDLT; this is encoded by the coding sequence ATGAAGCCCTTCGCCAACCTGCCCTCCTTGCTGATTGCTTGTGCTGCTTTTGCCGCGTTCGCGCCTGCGATGGCCGCAACCCCGGCGGCCCCCGCCAAGCCTGACACCGCCAAGGGACAGGAGCTGTCGACCAAGGTCTGTGGCGCCTGCCACACCGCCGACGGCTCGCGCGGCGCACCGGCCAACCCGATCATCAGCGGCCAGCACCCCGAATACATCGTCAAGCAGCTCGCCGAGTTCAAGGAAGGCAAGCGCGCCAACCCCGTGATGCAAGGCATGGCCGCGCCGCTGTCGGATGCCGACATGAGGAACGTCGCCGCCTTCTACGCCGGCGTGCAGCCCAAGCCCGGCTTCGCCAAGAGCAAGGACACCGTCGCGCTCGGCGAGAAGATCTACCGCGGCGGCATCGCCGAGCGCAACGTGCCAGCCTGCTCGGGCTGCCATGGCCCCACCGGCTCGGGCGTGCCCTCGCAGTACCCGCGCCTGCGCGGCCAGCACGCCGACTACACCGGAGCTCCAGCTCAAGGCCTTCCGCGACGGTGGCCGGAAAAACAGCCCGATCATGACGGGCGTGGTCGCCAAAATGAACGACAAGGAGCTGAAGGCCGTGTCCGACTACATCGCCGGCATGCGCTGAACGCCGCATCCGCACGCATGACAAGGCCGGTCTCTGACCGGCCTTTTTGTTTGTCGTGCCATTTGCCGCGCCGCAGCACCTGTGCCTATAGTGTGGCCACCGACACTCCTGCCTGCGCCATGCCCTACATCCGACGCGGCCCCGATGGTTCGATCGAAAGCCTGCACCGCCGCGACCACGGCGGCATGGAGTTCCTGCCCGAAGGCCACAGCGAGCTGATGGCCTTCGTCGGGCACAACACGCAGACCAACAGCGAGTTCGGCCGGCTCGACGCGGACTTCGTGCGCGTGATCGAAGACGTGATCGACACGCTGATCGTCAAGAACATCATCAACATCACCGATCTGCCCGGCGAGGCGCAGGCCAAGCTCTTCGCCCGCAAGAGCTTCCGCGAGCGGGTGTCGCGCAACTCGTTGCGCCTGTTTTCCGACACGCAGTTCGGCACAGTGATCGACGACACCAATTTCAGCGATCTCACCTGA
- the msrP gene encoding protein-methionine-sulfoxide reductase catalytic subunit MsrP: protein MHYRPDRGFNHQVASEITPRSVYERRRELLKLIAVGGAGMAMATWAARDARAQTARPGKLAALPAVRSTIAGGVTMDKLTPYNDVISYNNFYEFGTGKGDPVQNAQKLKTRPWTVAVEGAVKKPKVYDLDELLKLAPMEERIYRLRCVEGWSMVIPWVGYSMSELIKRVEPTGNAKYVEFVTLADDKQMPGLGSNVLDWPYVEGLRLDEAMHPLTLMAFGLYGEVMPNQNGAPLRIAIPWKYGFKSGKSIVKIRFTEKQPLTSWNLAAAREYGFYSNVNPKVDHPRWSQATERRIGEDGVFAKKRPTLMFNGYEPQVGQLYAGLDLVKNY from the coding sequence ATGCACTACCGCCCCGACCGAGGCTTCAACCACCAGGTCGCCTCCGAGATCACCCCTCGCAGCGTCTACGAGCGCCGCCGCGAGCTGCTCAAGCTGATCGCCGTCGGCGGCGCCGGCATGGCAATGGCCACCTGGGCCGCACGCGACGCACGCGCCCAGACCGCCCGCCCGGGCAAGCTGGCTGCGCTTCCAGCCGTCCGCAGCACCATCGCCGGCGGCGTGACGATGGACAAGCTCACCCCCTACAACGACGTCATCAGCTACAACAACTTCTACGAGTTCGGCACCGGCAAGGGCGACCCCGTGCAAAACGCGCAGAAGCTCAAGACCCGCCCGTGGACGGTCGCCGTCGAAGGCGCGGTGAAGAAGCCCAAGGTCTACGACCTCGACGAGCTGCTCAAGCTCGCCCCGATGGAAGAGCGCATCTACCGCCTGCGCTGCGTCGAAGGCTGGTCGATGGTGATTCCGTGGGTGGGCTACTCGATGTCGGAACTCATCAAGCGGGTCGAACCCACCGGCAACGCCAAGTACGTGGAGTTCGTGACGCTGGCCGACGACAAGCAGATGCCGGGCCTCGGCTCCAACGTGCTCGACTGGCCGTATGTCGAAGGCCTGCGCCTGGACGAGGCCATGCACCCGCTCACGCTGATGGCCTTCGGCCTCTACGGCGAGGTGATGCCCAACCAGAACGGCGCGCCACTGCGCATCGCAATTCCCTGGAAATACGGCTTCAAGAGCGGCAAGTCCATCGTCAAGATCCGCTTCACCGAGAAACAGCCGCTGACCTCGTGGAACCTTGCCGCGGCGCGCGAGTACGGCTTCTACTCGAACGTGAACCCCAAGGTCGACCACCCGCGCTGGAGCCAGGCCACCGAGCGGCGCATCGGCGAAGACGGCGTGTTCGCGAAGAAGCGGCCCACGCTGATGTTCAACGGCTATGAGCCGCAGGTGGGCCAGCTGTACGCCGGCCTCGACCTCGTCAAGAACTACTGA
- a CDS encoding sulfite oxidase heme-binding subunit YedZ, with translation MPALRSPWLHPAAKPLLFVACALPFAWLLYGALANTLGPNPAEALIRGTGDWTLRFLCITLAVTPLRVMTGQPALARFRRMLGLFAFFYGVLHFLSYGWLDMGFDVDAIVRDIPKRPFALVGFLALMLMVPLAATSFNRAIKALGAKRWQLLHKLIYAIVLLGLLHFFWMRASKNDLAEVGLYAAVIALLLGWRVAHALRRKKAG, from the coding sequence ATGCCCGCGCTGCGTTCCCCTTGGCTGCACCCTGCAGCCAAGCCGCTGCTGTTCGTTGCCTGCGCCCTGCCCTTCGCGTGGCTGCTCTACGGCGCCCTGGCCAACACGCTCGGCCCCAACCCGGCCGAGGCGTTGATCCGCGGCACCGGCGACTGGACGCTGCGCTTCCTGTGCATCACGCTCGCTGTCACGCCGCTGCGCGTGATGACCGGCCAGCCGGCGCTCGCACGCTTTCGCCGCATGCTGGGGCTCTTCGCCTTCTTCTATGGCGTGCTTCATTTCCTGTCGTACGGCTGGCTCGACATGGGCTTCGATGTCGACGCCATCGTGCGCGACATCCCCAAGCGCCCGTTCGCCCTCGTCGGCTTCCTCGCGCTCATGCTGATGGTGCCGCTGGCGGCTACCTCGTTCAACCGTGCGATCAAGGCGCTGGGCGCCAAACGCTGGCAACTGCTGCACAAGCTCATCTACGCCATCGTGCTGCTGGGGCTGCTGCACTTCTTCTGGATGCGCGCATCAAAGAACGACCTCGCCGAGGTCGGCCTCTATGCCGCGGTCATCGCGCTGCTGCTCGGTTGGCGCGTCGCACACGCGCTGCGGCGCAAAAAAGCGGGCTGA